The following are encoded in a window of Arthrobacter sp. NicSoilB4 genomic DNA:
- a CDS encoding UvrD-helicase domain-containing protein, giving the protein MSSATVLPPALELRDESHRVIVRTMLDKTVFVEAGAGSGKTRELVERICALVDSGVELRGIAAITFTEKAAGELRERVRKRLAAAAESYEARENTRALRAAALNQLDTAPIGTIHSFAARLIGENPVAAGVPPMIDVVDELRSQIAFNKRWEAVVAALFNEPRADKALRVLLAVGVTLDNLRDLGRALDSNWDRLKHSPSETRYIPELNAGPVIRQCSDVLAMREHCTNPNNVLLAKGLSGLEAWLVQLQEAQSADDPNMLMSVLRKVPTAHLKGGAKGDWQIPVDQVRSAAQDVVANVAELIASIVGPSLENVTSIMSGIFLDEAGKRQRRGELEYHDLLVHARNLLVGDERREIQAAVRRRYHHVMLDEFQDTDPIQAEIALRICSDEVCGPSGWEKLPIPPGRLFTVGDPKQSIYRFRRADIATYMTARGRAEADTAAEVARLNTNFRSTPAVLRWVNHTFAQLIEANGSIQADYQPLHADPSRPEVDGSAGPPVAVIGRSGMLPGADGEKPSAQARHAQEAADVASAIGLALGHGGTPWQKQSGAPSYALSNLESRDICILLPTRTSLSHIEHALDSAGIEYRAEASSLVYGTQEVHDLLLLLRSLANSADQASLALALRTPYLGCGDDDLYEWHAGGGYWSIHGTAPEALAGSSVARALAYLKTLSWDLSYSPPSEIMERILADRRVLESATDSPRYRDVWRRLRFVVDQARAWSEATHGGLRDYLLWAAVQQEENAKVKEAVVPETDAQAVRIMTIHASKGLEFPMVVLAGAGSTRGGSSDMALWDEFGQLQVHISGNIESAGYPEAKEAEAELLAAEKRRLLYVACTRATSHLVVSLYSGGPSSLSGMLGSVDDPETVQELEFPDAFPAREKSQHGVSPVPAFDDWQDMRARWVAQSAIPASTSVTALTKGGSVPAVEAAGAQDEPLQELSFADDAGAGSPFASGAVGMHGADFGTALHRLMEVSGLQADDGFGGLARTVALQFGLESAADLEACARSAMSAVPVRRAAERRHWNELPVAVERDGVVIEGIIDLLYREDDGSLVIIDFKTDVQMSEATQSAYWKQLSLYAEMLAETTGERVSELLLVLCRPNFADVRRQKLENLPVPVS; this is encoded by the coding sequence ATGAGCAGCGCAACAGTTCTTCCCCCAGCTCTGGAGCTGCGCGATGAAAGCCACCGCGTTATCGTGCGCACGATGCTGGACAAAACAGTTTTCGTTGAGGCGGGCGCCGGCAGCGGCAAAACCCGGGAGCTTGTGGAACGCATCTGCGCTCTGGTGGATTCCGGCGTCGAGCTCCGTGGCATCGCGGCCATTACATTCACCGAGAAAGCAGCCGGCGAGCTGCGGGAGCGCGTCCGCAAGCGGCTCGCCGCAGCTGCTGAGTCCTACGAGGCCAGGGAAAACACTAGGGCGCTGCGGGCGGCGGCCCTCAACCAGCTGGACACGGCACCCATCGGGACCATCCACTCCTTTGCGGCCCGGCTGATTGGCGAGAACCCAGTGGCGGCAGGTGTCCCGCCGATGATCGACGTCGTCGACGAGCTGCGGTCCCAAATCGCGTTCAACAAACGCTGGGAGGCTGTGGTCGCCGCCCTGTTCAACGAGCCCCGCGCGGACAAGGCGCTGAGGGTGCTGCTGGCCGTCGGTGTCACGCTGGACAACCTCCGCGACCTCGGACGGGCCCTCGACTCAAACTGGGATCGTCTGAAGCACAGCCCGTCGGAGACCAGATACATCCCCGAGCTGAACGCCGGGCCGGTTATCCGGCAATGCTCTGACGTCCTGGCCATGCGGGAACATTGCACCAATCCGAACAACGTCCTGCTGGCCAAAGGCCTGAGCGGGCTTGAGGCCTGGCTAGTGCAACTCCAGGAAGCACAGTCCGCTGACGACCCGAACATGTTGATGAGTGTCCTGCGCAAAGTTCCGACCGCCCATCTCAAGGGCGGAGCCAAGGGCGACTGGCAGATCCCCGTCGACCAGGTGCGAAGTGCCGCACAGGATGTTGTGGCAAATGTCGCGGAGCTGATTGCGAGCATTGTGGGACCCTCGCTGGAGAACGTCACGTCCATCATGTCCGGGATCTTCCTGGACGAGGCGGGGAAACGTCAGCGGCGGGGTGAGTTGGAATACCACGACCTGCTGGTCCACGCCCGCAATCTGCTTGTTGGCGATGAGCGACGCGAGATCCAGGCCGCCGTTCGCCGCCGCTACCACCACGTCATGCTCGACGAGTTCCAAGATACTGACCCTATCCAGGCTGAGATTGCCCTCCGGATCTGCTCCGACGAGGTGTGCGGGCCCAGCGGCTGGGAGAAGCTCCCGATACCCCCCGGGCGGCTCTTCACCGTCGGCGATCCAAAGCAGTCCATTTATCGGTTCCGCCGGGCTGACATCGCCACATATATGACGGCCCGAGGGCGTGCCGAAGCGGATACGGCGGCGGAGGTCGCACGGCTCAACACAAACTTCCGGTCCACTCCCGCCGTTCTTCGCTGGGTCAATCACACGTTTGCACAGTTGATCGAGGCCAACGGAAGCATCCAGGCGGACTATCAGCCTCTCCATGCAGACCCCTCCAGGCCCGAGGTGGATGGCTCCGCTGGTCCCCCCGTAGCTGTCATCGGACGCAGCGGCATGCTGCCGGGCGCGGACGGAGAGAAGCCCAGCGCCCAGGCCCGGCATGCGCAAGAAGCCGCAGACGTGGCTTCAGCCATTGGTTTGGCGTTGGGTCACGGCGGCACGCCGTGGCAGAAGCAGTCCGGGGCCCCCTCCTACGCTCTCTCCAACCTGGAGTCCCGGGACATCTGCATCCTCCTGCCCACCCGGACGTCCCTCTCTCACATTGAACATGCCCTGGACTCGGCGGGCATCGAGTACCGGGCTGAAGCTTCCTCATTGGTCTACGGAACACAGGAGGTCCACGATCTGCTCCTCCTGCTCCGGTCCCTCGCCAACTCGGCGGACCAGGCGTCCCTGGCGCTGGCACTGCGGACGCCCTACCTCGGATGCGGTGACGACGATTTGTACGAATGGCACGCCGGAGGCGGGTATTGGAGCATCCATGGAACGGCTCCCGAGGCCTTAGCGGGATCGTCTGTAGCCCGCGCGCTGGCCTATTTGAAAACGCTCTCCTGGGATCTTTCCTACAGTCCCCCGTCGGAGATCATGGAACGCATTCTGGCTGACCGCCGGGTGCTCGAGTCCGCGACGGACTCGCCACGCTACCGGGACGTCTGGCGCCGCTTGAGGTTTGTGGTCGATCAAGCGCGCGCGTGGTCCGAAGCGACCCACGGCGGCCTGCGCGACTACCTGCTCTGGGCCGCCGTTCAGCAGGAGGAGAATGCCAAGGTCAAAGAAGCCGTGGTACCCGAAACAGACGCCCAAGCGGTCCGGATCATGACCATCCACGCCTCCAAGGGGCTTGAGTTCCCCATGGTGGTACTGGCCGGGGCGGGCAGCACCAGAGGCGGCTCGTCGGACATGGCACTCTGGGACGAGTTCGGTCAGTTGCAGGTGCACATCTCGGGCAACATCGAGTCGGCTGGCTATCCCGAGGCCAAGGAGGCGGAGGCCGAACTGCTCGCTGCGGAGAAACGCCGGCTGCTGTACGTGGCCTGCACACGGGCCACCAGCCACCTCGTCGTATCCCTCTACAGCGGAGGCCCTTCGAGCCTCAGCGGGATGCTGGGCTCAGTCGACGATCCGGAAACGGTGCAGGAACTGGAGTTCCCCGATGCGTTCCCCGCCCGCGAGAAATCCCAGCACGGAGTGTCTCCTGTACCGGCGTTCGACGATTGGCAGGACATGAGAGCTCGGTGGGTTGCGCAATCCGCAATTCCTGCCAGCACGTCTGTGACTGCACTGACCAAGGGCGGCTCTGTACCGGCCGTCGAAGCGGCGGGTGCGCAGGACGAGCCGCTGCAGGAACTGAGCTTCGCCGACGACGCCGGTGCCGGTTCGCCATTCGCAAGCGGCGCGGTCGGTATGCACGGAGCTGACTTCGGCACGGCATTGCACCGCCTCATGGAAGTGTCAGGTCTGCAGGCCGATGACGGCTTCGGAGGACTGGCCCGGACCGTGGCCCTGCAATTCGGGCTGGAGTCCGCGGCTGACCTTGAAGCCTGCGCCCGATCGGCGATGTCAGCTGTTCCCGTCCGACGAGCAGCCGAGCGCCGGCATTGGAATGAGCTGCCCGTTGCAGTCGAACGCGACGGGGTAGTGATCGAGGGCATCATCGATCTGTTGTACCGGGAGGACGACGGCAGCCTGGTCATCATTGACTTCAAAACGGATGTGCAAATGTCGGAGGCGACTCAGTCCGCATATTGGAAACAGCTCAGCCTGTATGCCGAAATGCTCGCCGAAACCACCGGCGAGCGAGTGAGCGAACTCCTATTGGTGCTGTGCAGACCCAATTTCGCTGACGTCCGCCGGCAGAAACTCGAGAATCTGCCAGTGCCGGTTTCCTGA